The window GACCCATGATCGCCCGTTCGAGACCTCGCCCGAGGACAATTTGAAAACGCTTCGGCTGGTCGAGGATTGCTACCGCCTGTCCGGATGGGAGGGCGCATGAAGATCTCATCCACCGCCAGCAAGGCCGAGACGGTCGCCTCGTCCCGCGACGACGAACAGACCCAGGTGATCCGGCGGCTGGAGGAAGACATCATCTTCGGCCGCTTCGCGCCGGGCTCGCGCCTGGTCGAGGACACGCTGATGGCGCGTTACGAGGCCAGCCGGCATTCCGTGCGCCAGGCGCTGTTCGAGCTCGAGCGGCAGGGCATCGTGCTGCGCGAGAAAAACATCGGCGCCACCGTGCGCTCCTACAGCAGCGACGAGGTCCGTCAGATCTACGAAGTGCGGGAAATGCTGACCCGGCAGGCGGTTCTGATGATCCCGCTGCCGGCGCCGCCGGCCTTGATCGAACAGCTGCGCGCCCTGCAGGCGCATTATTGCTCGTTCGCCGACAAGGGTGACCTGCGCGGCATCCACGAGGCCAATGATGCGTTTCACCTGGCCTTGTTCGGCGCCTGCGGCAATCCCTATCTGGTGCAGTCGCTGCTCAACTACATGAAGCTGACCCTGCCGATCCGGGCCAAGAACCTGGCCGACGCGGAAGGCCTGCGTATCTCCCAACAGCAGCACGACATGATGATCGACCTGCTGCAGCGACGCGACAGCTGGGCTCTGGCGCAGCTCTGCGTCGAGCACATGCGTTACAGCAAAACCGATTACCTGGAGCGGATCGCTGAAAACCTGTAGCCCGGATGAGCGCAGCGATATCCGGGTCCAGACTCTCCGTGTAAATCCCGGATATCGCTGCGCTCATCCGGGCTACATGTCTCATGGTTCGAGACGCGCGTACCGCGCGCTCCTCACCATGAGGAGATATGACGCGGTACCGATCGCTATCTCACTCCGCTCGGCCGCCGATGGCTGACCGAGACTTCGATGCCGTCATCGTTGCGCAGGATCTGCAAGGAGACATTCTCGCCATAGCGATACAGCGCCATGTCGATTTTGGCTTTGCCGAGCTCGAGATTGCACAGCACCACCATGTCGATGAACGGCGGCGGCAAGTCGACGCTGCTGACGCTGTTGCAACGTTTTCATGACGTCGATGGCGGCCGCATCCTGATCGACGGCCAGGATGTTTCGCGGATCACCCAGAACAGCCTGCGCCATG is drawn from Bradyrhizobium prioriisuperbiae and contains these coding sequences:
- a CDS encoding GntR family transcriptional regulator; translated protein: MKISSTASKAETVASSRDDEQTQVIRRLEEDIIFGRFAPGSRLVEDTLMARYEASRHSVRQALFELERQGIVLREKNIGATVRSYSSDEVRQIYEVREMLTRQAVLMIPLPAPPALIEQLRALQAHYCSFADKGDLRGIHEANDAFHLALFGACGNPYLVQSLLNYMKLTLPIRAKNLADAEGLRISQQQHDMMIDLLQRRDSWALAQLCVEHMRYSKTDYLERIAENL